The following coding sequences lie in one Ostrea edulis chromosome 8, xbOstEdul1.1, whole genome shotgun sequence genomic window:
- the LOC125661483 gene encoding uncharacterized protein LOC125661483, whose protein sequence is MASAEAASSPPVKPLLGEILLTAIIYTGHKSLYSVSCLREDQVWTCGNNETMKLLNPRGKLLTSIQTKSGYSPRDIVVTWDGYLVYTDHRTVDLVKNKQIQTVITLQGWTPFSVCRTASDDLLVTMISDDKKQSKVVRYSGSTEKKTIQFDDQGRPLYSSDPYTTKYISENRNLDICVADQSARAVVVVNHQSHILTADINNNLIHILDQDGQFLRYIHNLERPSGLCVDIRDNLFVAELNNAKVKKIQYLHV, encoded by the exons ATGGCGTCAGCAGAAGCTgcatcgtctcctccagtcaaaccactgcttggtGAAATACTGCTCACTGCCATCATATACACTGGGCATAAATCTctatacagtgttagctgtctgagggaagatcaagtctggacatgcgGGAATAACGAAACCATGAAGCTCCTTAACCCCCggggtaaactactgacatcaatacaaaccaagtcagggtACTCACCACGGGACATAGTAGTTACATGGGACGgatatcttgtttatactgatcACAGAACTGTGGACTTAGtgaagaataaacagatacagaccgtgatcacactacaagGATGGACACCTTTTTCCGTCTGTCGTACCGCCTCTgatgatctcctggttaccatgatcagtgatgatAAAAAACAATCCAAAGTTGTGCGTTACTCTGGCTCCACAGAGAAAAAaaccattcagtttgatgatcagggtcgtcctctctattcatctgATCCTTACACTACTAAATACATCAGTGAGAataggaacctggatatctgtgtggctgaccaGTCAGCTagagcagtagtggtggtcaatca ccagagtcacatcctgacagcagacatTAACAATAACcttatccacatcctagatcaggatgGACaattcctccgttacattcacaaTTTAGAACGCCCATcaggtttatgtgtggacatcagagacaacctctttgtggctgagttaAACaatgctaaagtgaagaaaatccaatatctacatgtataa